The Planctomycetaceae bacterium genome has a segment encoding these proteins:
- a CDS encoding PEP-CTERM sorting domain-containing protein has translation MQKRVLVLVVLAGLALASPAMAGAFDWWQWTGETSSDITDPTNWRWSRSSSYPYLGDPVLDPNSYGFGHPASFSDVTSQRYVIETAVPVDVTSTVSFTYGGTEIDAYADIRVHGSGNLTISGGSTANGVSNNSLEQYNRYVAGTPTMTNYGVTSYLYFYPTNSYTATGTVHVYDGGQFTIGAWANTNTSSNYCVSPGDVWGVGNTGIFIEGNAKVTVSGDYAAGGGGSGIGGGFLKIKGYDAASDINMGSISFNNAQAYPAFDPLGKSDAADLEVILDASNDGGLFNTVKVSGNLKLESPAEQTYTLGYPNPEDDVIPVDFLLSLDGYTPVEGGQVFAIVQLVGSGDLTDGVTTGALGDINAYGVSWDTTFTVSGVNFQLHQVYNGEKGIFLEQLGAIPEPATMSLLVIGGVAALIRRRRK, from the coding sequence ATGCAAAAGAGAGTTCTCGTGTTGGTTGTGCTGGCCGGCTTGGCGCTGGCTTCGCCGGCAATGGCTGGGGCTTTTGACTGGTGGCAGTGGACTGGAGAGACATCGTCTGACATAACCGACCCGACGAACTGGCGGTGGTCCAGGTCGTCCTCCTATCCCTATCTTGGGGACCCAGTACTGGACCCAAATAGCTATGGGTTCGGGCACCCTGCCAGTTTCTCCGATGTAACCAGCCAGCGCTATGTGATTGAGACTGCGGTGCCTGTTGACGTCACTTCGACTGTTTCATTCACGTATGGAGGAACTGAGATCGACGCCTACGCGGACATTCGCGTACATGGCTCAGGCAACCTCACCATCAGCGGCGGCAGCACTGCAAATGGAGTGAGTAACAATTCCCTTGAGCAGTACAACAGATATGTCGCAGGGACGCCGACGATGACCAACTATGGTGTCACCAGCTACCTGTATTTTTATCCCACCAACAGCTACACCGCCACCGGGACGGTGCATGTGTACGATGGCGGGCAGTTCACGATCGGCGCTTGGGCAAACACGAATACCTCTTCTAACTATTGTGTTTCCCCTGGTGACGTCTGGGGCGTGGGCAACACCGGAATCTTCATTGAAGGCAATGCTAAGGTCACGGTGAGTGGCGACTATGCAGCCGGAGGTGGCGGCAGTGGCATCGGCGGCGGCTTCCTTAAGATCAAGGGCTATGATGCCGCCTCTGACATCAACATGGGAAGCATTTCATTCAACAATGCTCAGGCTTATCCGGCCTTTGACCCGCTGGGCAAATCCGATGCGGCAGACTTGGAAGTGATCCTGGATGCCTCTAACGACGGCGGATTGTTCAACACGGTCAAGGTTTCAGGCAATCTCAAGTTGGAATCGCCGGCGGAGCAGACCTATACCCTGGGCTACCCAAACCCCGAGGACGATGTCATCCCGGTCGATTTCCTGCTGTCGCTGGACGGCTATACGCCCGTGGAAGGCGGGCAGGTCTTTGCGATCGTCCAGCTTGTCGGTAGCGGAGACCTGACCGACGGCGTCACGACCGGCGCGCTCGGTGACATCAACGCTTACGGCGTCAGTTGGGATACCACCTTCACCGTCAGTGGAGTGAACTTCCAACTGCATCAGGTTTACAACGGCGAAAAGGGCATCTTCCTCGAGCAGTTGGGCGCTATCCCCGAGCCGGCGACGATGAGTCTGCTGGTCATCGGCGGCGTGGCGGCCTTGATTCGCCGTCGCAGAAAGTAA